The proteins below are encoded in one region of Paraburkholderia aromaticivorans:
- a CDS encoding TonB-dependent receptor produces the protein MFNFALRRLPFCARRGARGFSLQPLPRPFFPACLPAIVPVFVPAFIASPAHAQSASAEAALPTISVSANATAAPRAVDPNLPASVETVTREQFENWNVVNTEDVLKYMPNLAVRKRFIGDLNSIIAVRGTSNSQSARGLVYADGLLLSNLLGNNFSFPPRWSMVFPDEIQQVDVIYGPFSALYPGNSLGATVLISTRMPKQFEATADVKAFTQHFSLFGVNQNFNGSEASATLGDRIGKFSYLLGVNHLENTSQPLQFATLAKSGTPAKAGDTPVTGAYFYNNQTNTPTAVLGVNSEGIEHTVQDQFKLKMQYDFTPTLQAGFTLGYWHQTYNSQTSSFLRDTNGNPVYSGKVAIDGYEYTIPAAAFAPSLGHSENWLYGVSLKTRNATGWNGEAIASYYDVGNSVARTANSGAPGNGPGTVIFGDGAGWKTLDLRSTYTPETNQAGLTNHALSFGYHYDNYFLDNESYNTLNWRDGAATSFANAFAGKTQTQALYAQDAWRFLPRWKLVYGVRYEDWQAYGGSQSLAGTTLPYSDVSQQHFSPKASLSFDVTDDLTLRASIGRAYRFPTVSELFQGQINGSSIINNNPNLKPEDDLSKELTAEWAHWNGVFRFSLFQDDVKNTIFSQTDTTVIPNVTNFQNIGKVRSRGVETSYSGQDVLVRGLDLLASVAYTQSKIIANAQNPATVGKYFYRIPLWRADLAATYHFDERAALTLAARYSGRQYNTLTNTDTNPDVFGGTSSYTVADAKFTYKPTKLSEIGIGVDNLFDARYFVYHPYPGRTFYVEAKLRM, from the coding sequence ATGTTCAACTTCGCCCTGCGAAGGCTGCCCTTTTGCGCCCGCCGTGGCGCGCGCGGCTTCTCGCTTCAACCGCTGCCGCGGCCGTTTTTTCCCGCGTGCCTGCCTGCCATTGTTCCGGTGTTCGTGCCGGCCTTCATCGCCTCGCCCGCTCATGCGCAGAGCGCGAGTGCCGAGGCCGCGCTGCCCACCATCAGCGTCAGCGCGAATGCGACCGCCGCGCCGCGCGCCGTCGATCCCAACCTGCCGGCCTCGGTCGAAACCGTCACCCGCGAGCAGTTCGAAAACTGGAACGTCGTCAACACCGAAGACGTGCTGAAGTACATGCCGAACCTCGCTGTGCGCAAGCGCTTTATCGGCGATCTGAATTCGATCATCGCCGTGCGTGGCACCAGCAATTCGCAAAGCGCGCGCGGTCTCGTCTATGCGGATGGCCTGCTGCTCAGCAATCTTCTCGGCAACAACTTCTCGTTTCCGCCGCGCTGGTCGATGGTGTTTCCGGACGAGATCCAGCAGGTCGATGTGATCTACGGACCGTTTTCCGCGCTCTATCCGGGCAATTCGCTCGGCGCGACCGTGCTCATCAGCACCCGCATGCCGAAACAGTTCGAAGCGACCGCCGACGTCAAAGCCTTCACGCAGCACTTCAGCCTGTTCGGCGTGAATCAGAATTTCAACGGCAGCGAAGCCAGCGCAACGCTCGGCGACCGCATCGGCAAGTTCTCGTATCTGCTCGGCGTGAATCACCTGGAAAACACCAGCCAGCCGCTGCAATTCGCCACGCTCGCCAAGTCCGGCACACCCGCGAAAGCTGGCGACACGCCGGTCACCGGCGCGTACTTCTACAACAACCAGACCAATACGCCGACGGCGGTACTCGGCGTGAACAGCGAAGGCATCGAACACACGGTGCAGGACCAGTTCAAGCTGAAGATGCAATACGACTTCACGCCGACACTGCAAGCCGGCTTCACGCTCGGCTATTGGCATCAGACCTACAACAGCCAGACCTCGAGCTTTCTGCGCGACACGAACGGCAATCCGGTCTACAGCGGCAAGGTCGCGATCGACGGCTACGAATACACGATTCCCGCCGCCGCATTCGCGCCGAGTCTCGGCCATAGCGAGAACTGGCTCTACGGCGTGTCGCTGAAAACGCGCAATGCCACCGGCTGGAACGGCGAAGCGATCGCTTCGTACTACGACGTCGGCAACAGCGTGGCGCGTACGGCGAATTCCGGCGCGCCGGGCAACGGTCCAGGCACCGTGATCTTCGGCGACGGTGCCGGCTGGAAAACGCTCGATCTGCGCAGCACCTACACGCCCGAGACAAATCAGGCCGGGCTCACGAATCATGCGCTGAGCTTCGGCTATCACTATGACAACTACTTCCTCGACAACGAAAGCTACAACACGCTGAACTGGCGCGACGGCGCGGCCACGTCGTTCGCCAATGCGTTTGCCGGCAAGACGCAGACCCAGGCGCTCTACGCGCAGGACGCATGGCGCTTTCTGCCGCGCTGGAAGCTCGTCTACGGCGTGCGGTATGAAGACTGGCAGGCCTATGGCGGCTCGCAGTCGCTAGCCGGCACGACCCTGCCGTATAGCGACGTGAGCCAGCAGCACTTCTCGCCGAAAGCCTCTTTGTCGTTCGACGTCACGGACGACCTGACCTTGCGTGCGTCCATCGGCCGCGCCTATCGCTTCCCGACGGTCAGCGAGCTGTTTCAAGGGCAGATCAACGGCTCGTCGATCATCAACAACAATCCGAACCTGAAGCCCGAAGACGATCTCTCGAAGGAATTGACGGCTGAATGGGCGCACTGGAACGGCGTGTTCCGCTTCTCGCTGTTCCAGGACGACGTGAAGAACACGATCTTCAGCCAGACCGATACGACCGTGATTCCCAACGTGACGAACTTCCAGAACATCGGCAAGGTCCGTTCGCGCGGCGTCGAAACGAGCTACTCGGGACAGGACGTGCTGGTGCGCGGCCTGGACCTGCTGGCGAGCGTGGCCTACACGCAGTCGAAGATCATCGCCAACGCGCAGAACCCGGCCACGGTCGGCAAGTACTTCTACCGGATTCCGCTGTGGCGCGCGGATCTCGCCGCGACGTATCACTTCGACGAACGCGCCGCGCTCACGCTAGCCGCGCGTTATTCGGGCCGTCAGTACAACACGCTCACGAATACCGACACGAATCCGGACGTGTTCGGCGGCACCAGTTCGTACACGGTGGCCGACGCGAAATTCACCTACAAGCCGACGAAGCTAAGTGAAATCGGCATCGGCGTCGACAACCTGTTCGATGCCCGCTATTTCGTCTATCACCCGTACCCCGGCCGTACGTTCTACGTGGAAGCGAAGTTGCGCATGTGA
- a CDS encoding LysR family transcriptional regulator: protein MTSATTSSVGSPASARTSSSLGSKELLNLAQLRAFRLVADMGSATRAAAALFRAQSAVTRSVQELESALGEPLFDRGPSGMLPTPVGRAVLQRCERIFAELEELAHWCGARQARRRPAAEGALPAYLLNTRRLQLFVALARHRHMPSAAKTFGISQPAVSTAIRVLESGSGLSLFHRSPRGILLTTEGENFLLHVRRALNELRHLPDDIAALHGKIQGSVTVGALPLGRTLILPKAIARMTSENPGVRVVTDESHYEALVAGLRAGDIDFILGALRDNDASSGLKNERLMSEDMVVLVRRDHPLAQARNLTIMDLRDAQWIVPRSHAPARALFEAQFKRMKVKPPMPTVETADLAVIRGLLFGTDMAAALSAQQLHHEVQSGQLVVLDVQLHNTRREIGLIVRATGTPSPAARALIDAIRLSVVDVTRTINIAAN from the coding sequence ATGACGAGCGCCACTACGTCCTCCGTCGGCAGCCCGGCGTCGGCCAGGACGTCGTCGTCCTTGGGCAGCAAGGAGTTGCTCAACCTCGCGCAATTGCGCGCGTTTCGACTCGTCGCCGACATGGGCAGCGCGACGCGCGCCGCCGCCGCGCTGTTTCGCGCGCAGTCGGCGGTCACGCGGTCCGTGCAGGAACTGGAGTCCGCGCTAGGCGAGCCGCTGTTCGACCGCGGCCCGTCGGGCATGCTGCCGACACCCGTGGGCCGCGCCGTGCTGCAGCGCTGCGAACGGATTTTCGCGGAACTGGAAGAACTCGCGCACTGGTGCGGCGCGCGGCAGGCACGCCGCCGGCCCGCCGCGGAAGGCGCATTGCCGGCATATCTGCTCAACACGCGGCGGCTGCAACTGTTCGTGGCGCTGGCGCGGCACCGGCACATGCCGAGTGCCGCGAAGACTTTCGGCATCAGCCAGCCCGCCGTGAGCACCGCGATTCGCGTGCTGGAAAGCGGCTCGGGCCTAAGTCTGTTTCATCGAAGCCCGCGCGGCATTCTGCTCACCACCGAAGGCGAAAATTTTCTGCTGCACGTGCGCCGCGCGCTCAACGAACTACGCCACCTGCCCGACGATATCGCCGCATTGCACGGCAAGATCCAGGGCTCGGTGACGGTCGGCGCGCTGCCGCTCGGCCGCACGCTGATCCTACCCAAAGCGATCGCGCGAATGACCTCGGAGAATCCGGGCGTACGGGTCGTCACCGACGAAAGCCACTACGAGGCGCTCGTCGCGGGTCTGCGTGCCGGCGACATCGATTTCATTCTCGGCGCGCTGCGCGACAACGACGCTAGCAGCGGCCTGAAGAACGAGCGCCTGATGTCGGAAGATATGGTGGTGCTGGTGCGCCGCGATCATCCGCTCGCGCAGGCGCGCAATCTGACCATCATGGATTTGCGCGACGCGCAGTGGATCGTGCCGCGCAGTCACGCGCCGGCGCGCGCGTTATTCGAGGCGCAGTTCAAGCGCATGAAAGTGAAGCCGCCCATGCCCACGGTCGAAACCGCGGACCTCGCGGTGATTCGCGGCCTGCTGTTCGGCACGGACATGGCGGCCGCGCTATCGGCGCAGCAATTGCATCACGAGGTGCAGTCCGGGCAACTGGTGGTGCTCGACGTGCAGTTGCACAACACCCGGCGTGAGATCGGCCTGATCGTGCGCGCGACGGGCACGCCTTCGCCTGCCGCGCGCGCGTTGATCGATGCGATTCGCCTTTCGGTGGTCGATGTGACGCGCACGATCAACATCGCCGCGAATTAG
- a CDS encoding DUF1932 domain-containing protein: MANVYSLSKATQLYADVRAVSEKVGVASAAKMCRSVMIKGIEALTVECLRAARHYDAESVVLASLAETFTKMRADADVPGYLISRVAEHGRRRAAEMREVSQTLEEAGITPFMSDACARLQDNIVDAMQEGGIDYSSLATPFDWRASFDGLPEYAFLQPHASTATNSRRC, from the coding sequence GTGGCGAACGTGTATTCGTTGTCGAAGGCGACGCAGCTGTATGCTGATGTGCGCGCCGTGTCGGAAAAGGTCGGTGTGGCGTCGGCCGCGAAGATGTGCCGCAGCGTCATGATCAAAGGCATCGAAGCGTTGACGGTGGAGTGCCTGCGCGCCGCCCGGCACTATGACGCGGAGTCGGTCGTGCTAGCCTCGCTGGCCGAAACGTTCACGAAGATGCGCGCCGACGCCGACGTGCCCGGCTATCTGATCAGCCGCGTCGCGGAGCATGGCCGGCGGCGCGCGGCGGAAATGCGCGAAGTCTCGCAGACGTTGGAAGAGGCGGGCATCACGCCGTTCATGAGCGACGCGTGCGCGCGTCTGCAGGACAACATCGTCGATGCGATGCAGGAAGGCGGGATCGACTACAGCTCGTTAGCCACGCCATTCGACTGGCGCGCCTCCTTCGACGGACTGCCGGAGTATGCGTTTCTCCAGCCGCACGCGTCTACCGCGACTAATTCGCGGCGATGTTGA
- a CDS encoding GntR family transcriptional regulator — MNETTQQAIVQTLREKILAGELLPGQRHVEAQLAQWLGVSRTPLRYALSVLSSEGLLDRSGGRGYVVRRFSVKDVLNGIDVRGVLEGLAVRSVAESGVGPALAASLDECLREGDEIFGNGHLNQGDDVRYAAMNGRFHALIIEAAQNMAVSAALSLNDKIPFVSPATVAFDESARERQFMMLMYAHRQHHAIADALKKGEGARVEALMKEHTHISKESLNLSLPTLHLIAGAA; from the coding sequence ATGAACGAGACCACCCAACAGGCGATTGTCCAGACCTTACGCGAGAAGATTCTGGCGGGCGAACTGTTGCCCGGCCAGCGGCACGTCGAAGCGCAGCTCGCGCAATGGCTCGGCGTATCGCGCACGCCGCTGCGCTATGCGCTGAGCGTGTTGTCATCGGAGGGGCTGCTGGACCGCTCCGGCGGGCGCGGCTATGTCGTGCGCCGCTTCAGCGTCAAGGACGTGCTGAACGGCATCGACGTGCGCGGCGTACTCGAAGGACTGGCCGTGCGTTCAGTTGCGGAGAGCGGCGTGGGTCCGGCGCTGGCTGCCTCGCTCGACGAGTGCCTGCGCGAAGGCGACGAGATCTTCGGCAACGGACATCTGAACCAGGGCGACGACGTGCGCTACGCCGCCATGAATGGGCGCTTTCATGCGCTCATCATCGAGGCCGCGCAAAACATGGCCGTGAGCGCGGCCTTGAGCCTGAACGACAAGATCCCGTTCGTCTCGCCCGCCACGGTCGCCTTCGACGAATCCGCCAGGGAGCGTCAGTTCATGATGCTCATGTACGCGCATCGCCAGCATCACGCGATTGCGGACGCGCTGAAAAAAGGCGAAGGCGCGCGCGTCGAAGCCTTGATGAAGGAACACACGCACATCTCGAAGGAAAGCCTGAACCTGTCGCTGCCCACGCTGCATCTGATCGCGGGCGCGGCATGA
- a CDS encoding carboxymuconolactone decarboxylase family protein, which yields MSTFQVHTIDSAPEQSKPVLQQVQQTFGFIPNIAGAMAESPVLISAFINLFQKVHSGTFTEAQIQTLLLTNAVTNACTWAVAFHTALALNEGLTPADVEALRAGRAPADRKHAALSTLTKTVIQKRGHLDERDVSAFLEAGFRRDQVLEVLAVAAASTITNYVGSITQPPLEAQFQIHAWTA from the coding sequence ATGTCGACGTTTCAGGTTCACACCATCGACTCCGCGCCGGAACAATCCAAACCGGTATTGCAGCAAGTCCAGCAGACTTTCGGCTTCATCCCCAACATCGCGGGGGCCATGGCCGAATCGCCCGTGCTGATCAGTGCGTTCATCAATCTGTTTCAGAAAGTCCACTCGGGCACGTTCACGGAAGCGCAGATCCAGACGCTGTTGCTGACGAACGCCGTCACCAATGCGTGCACGTGGGCGGTCGCGTTTCACACCGCATTGGCACTGAACGAGGGACTCACGCCCGCCGATGTAGAAGCGCTTCGTGCAGGCCGCGCGCCTGCGGACCGCAAACATGCCGCGCTTTCCACGTTGACGAAAACCGTGATCCAGAAGCGCGGCCATCTCGACGAGCGCGACGTGAGCGCATTTCTCGAAGCCGGTTTCCGTCGCGATCAGGTGCTTGAAGTGCTAGCGGTGGCGGCGGCCTCGACGATCACGAACTACGTGGGCAGCATCACGCAACCGCCGTTGGAAGCGCAGTTCCAGATCCACGCCTGGACGGCTTAA
- a CDS encoding DUF2946 domain-containing protein produces the protein MNPRSRNHMTAWLGLFAMWLVVFAPVVSQMLMSNRAHEPIAALCSALQPRDFSVVSTASVTTQATPAPVNLSHDDAFGACGYCHLLQHHVAMPTVAAAEPPAALALAGTAPPTLSTRFTPLGAFPSGRPRGPPVVS, from the coding sequence ATGAATCCACGCTCCCGCAACCACATGACCGCATGGCTTGGCCTGTTCGCCATGTGGCTCGTCGTGTTCGCGCCGGTCGTGAGTCAGATGTTGATGTCGAACCGCGCGCACGAGCCCATCGCCGCGCTCTGTTCGGCGTTGCAGCCGCGCGATTTCAGCGTGGTAAGCACGGCGAGCGTGACGACCCAAGCCACCCCGGCGCCGGTCAATCTGAGCCATGACGACGCTTTTGGCGCGTGCGGCTACTGCCATCTGCTTCAGCACCACGTCGCCATGCCGACGGTCGCCGCGGCCGAGCCGCCCGCCGCCCTCGCGCTTGCCGGCACCGCGCCGCCCACGCTGTCCACCCGCTTCACGCCGCTTGGCGCCTTTCCGTCCGGCCGCCCTAGAGGTCCACCCGTCGTTTCCTGA
- a CDS encoding tetratricopeptide repeat protein, with product MNHTQLASSIDDINQQAVSLFSAGQFAEALSMVTPLVDGDAIPDDALADALNIAGACSFALQRPADAESHWRRCLHLKPGYAEVYGSLGMLLKSLGRLSAAKAMYRQLVALRPGQADARNHLGAVLYGLGYKEEAEASYREALAIRPDYAEAHYNRGIVLHELRRLQEAEAAFRQALPGLPGHAEAHNNLGNVLMELGRLAEADAAYREALTIRPQYPEALNNLGGVLKATFRLAEAELAFRLALAIRPDYAEALLNLGTVLADLERLPEAEAAYREAIAQRPDYAEAHYNLGVALCKLEHLFEAESAYREAIRLRPDLVHAHNNLGCVLRRLDRLPAAVHAFEQALSVCPDMAEAHYNLGAARAQLVQLPEAENAYRRALALRADYDDAKFGLAVLLLGMGRFEEGWRLYECRYEQPGFVHHKTTSMLGCPQWQGDTLADKSLLVWQEDGLGDMIQFSRYFALLKARGASHIAFACAPSLHRLMACVDGVDAVLDHDTARAQASAYDCWMSLLSAPLHLRTSVDTIPRAVRLAAEPALVERWRPMLDALPSGRKIGLVWRGNANHHNDVNRSIPSLAMLAPLWSVPGLSFVSLQKGRGEDEARHPPAGQPLLDLGSLVTDFADSAAIIAQLDLVICVDTSTAHLAASLGKPCWVMLPEKDIDWRWMHDRSDSPWYPHTLRLFRRAPGEDWSMPVERVRQACVERFGAAARTPI from the coding sequence ATGAACCACACGCAGCTCGCATCCTCGATCGACGATATCAACCAGCAGGCCGTCTCGTTGTTCTCGGCCGGACAATTCGCCGAAGCCTTGTCGATGGTGACGCCGCTTGTCGACGGCGATGCGATACCGGACGACGCCCTCGCCGACGCGTTGAATATCGCCGGGGCCTGTTCGTTCGCCTTGCAGCGTCCCGCGGATGCGGAGAGCCATTGGCGCCGCTGTCTGCATCTCAAGCCCGGCTATGCCGAGGTGTACGGCAGTCTCGGCATGCTGCTCAAGTCGCTCGGGCGCCTGTCGGCGGCCAAGGCGATGTACCGGCAACTGGTCGCGCTGCGGCCCGGGCAGGCCGACGCCCGCAATCATCTCGGCGCCGTGCTCTACGGGCTCGGCTACAAGGAGGAAGCAGAGGCGTCGTACCGCGAGGCGCTGGCGATTCGCCCCGACTACGCCGAAGCCCACTATAACCGCGGCATCGTATTGCACGAGCTGCGCCGACTGCAGGAAGCGGAAGCGGCATTCCGCCAGGCGCTGCCGGGATTGCCAGGTCACGCCGAAGCCCATAACAATCTGGGCAACGTGCTGATGGAACTCGGCCGTCTCGCCGAAGCGGACGCCGCCTACCGCGAGGCGCTGACTATCCGGCCGCAGTATCCGGAGGCGCTCAATAACCTGGGTGGCGTGCTGAAGGCCACGTTTCGTCTCGCCGAAGCCGAACTCGCTTTTCGTCTTGCCCTCGCCATTCGTCCGGATTACGCGGAAGCCCTCCTGAATCTCGGCACCGTGCTCGCCGATCTCGAACGTTTGCCGGAAGCCGAAGCGGCTTATCGCGAAGCCATCGCGCAACGTCCCGATTACGCCGAAGCGCACTACAACCTCGGCGTGGCGCTGTGCAAACTGGAGCATCTGTTCGAGGCCGAGTCGGCTTACCGGGAAGCGATTCGCCTGCGGCCCGATCTCGTCCATGCGCACAACAACCTGGGGTGCGTGCTCCGCCGGCTGGATCGTTTGCCGGCGGCGGTCCACGCTTTCGAGCAGGCGCTTAGCGTGTGTCCCGATATGGCGGAGGCGCATTACAACCTCGGCGCGGCGCGGGCGCAACTCGTGCAACTGCCCGAGGCCGAAAATGCGTATCGACGGGCGCTGGCTTTACGTGCCGATTACGACGATGCGAAATTCGGCCTGGCCGTGTTGCTGCTCGGCATGGGCCGCTTCGAAGAGGGGTGGCGTCTTTACGAATGCCGCTACGAGCAGCCCGGTTTCGTCCATCACAAGACCACGTCGATGCTGGGCTGCCCGCAGTGGCAAGGCGATACGCTCGCCGACAAGTCGCTGCTGGTTTGGCAGGAGGACGGCCTCGGCGACATGATCCAGTTCAGCCGCTATTTTGCGTTGCTGAAAGCGCGGGGCGCGTCGCATATCGCCTTCGCGTGCGCACCGTCGCTGCACCGGCTGATGGCTTGCGTCGACGGCGTCGATGCCGTGCTCGACCACGACACCGCGCGCGCACAAGCGTCCGCTTACGACTGCTGGATGAGCCTGCTGAGCGCGCCGCTGCATCTGCGCACGAGCGTGGACACGATTCCGCGCGCCGTGCGTCTCGCGGCAGAGCCGGCGCTGGTCGAGCGGTGGCGCCCCATGTTGGACGCGCTGCCTTCCGGCCGCAAGATCGGTCTGGTATGGAGGGGCAACGCGAACCATCATAACGATGTGAACCGCTCGATACCCTCGCTCGCCATGCTGGCGCCACTCTGGAGCGTGCCCGGCCTGAGCTTCGTGAGCCTGCAAAAAGGGCGCGGCGAGGACGAGGCGCGCCATCCGCCCGCCGGTCAACCGCTGCTCGATCTCGGCTCGCTCGTGACGGATTTCGCGGACAGCGCGGCGATCATCGCGCAACTCGATCTGGTGATTTGTGTGGACACGTCCACCGCGCATCTGGCCGCATCGCTCGGCAAGCCGTGCTGGGTGATGCTGCCTGAAAAAGATATCGACTGGCGCTGGATGCACGATCGCAGCGATTCGCCGTGGTATCCGCACACGCTGCGCCTGTTCCGACGCGCGCCGGGCGAGGATTGGTCGATGCCGGTCGAGCGGGTGCGTCAGGCGTGCGTCGAACGATTCGGCGCGGCGGCCCGCACGCCTATTTGA